ATAAATTATCAAAAGAGGGAAAATTTTATTGGAATTATGCAAATAAAGATAAATTGGTTGAATTATATAAAAACAAAACTCATGGGATAGATTACTATACTGATAGGAATGACCCAATAAATACGACTAAAGCAAGCTCATTTGAAGATATTTGTCCAACTTTCAATGAGGTCATTACAGCTAAAATACAAAACTTACAAAATATATTTATAACTTCGCACAGGTCAATATTACTTGAACAACCTGTAAGCAATGTTAACTCTGTATTGGAAAATGGGAATGGGAGCAAAGTGCCAGGTTATGTATTTGAATCGCTGCATAATGGACAATTAAGCGATCAAAAGTCAATTATTAAAAATATTGTAAAAGAAGTGGAGAATTTTTTTGGATTTAAAACAGGTGTTTCGATAAATCCCTTAAAATATAATAGTGGTGTATTGTTTAGTTTAGAAGAGATAAATAAACAAGAATTACCTATTACCTTTTATGGCCAAGGTACAATTTCAATATTTTTGTTAATTTTTTATTTGAAATTTCATAAGTTATATAATAAGCCATTATTGATGTTTATTGACGAGCCAGAAAATTCGCTACACCCAGGGTTGCAGAAAAAAGTATTAAAGTACTTTATTGACGAGATAAAAGAGAATAAAAACATACAACTGTTTATTGCAACTCACTCTCCGTCTTTTGTTGAATTTAATGAAAATACATCAGTTTATTATGTTGATAATGGAGTTGAAAATGATAAAGTATTTAAACGCATAACAAAAGAAAATATTACGGCTGTTTTAGATCCAATTGGTTTTACAATGAGCCATGTGGGTCTTGCGGATGTTGTCATTTTTGTCGAGGGGGTTACTGAATTATTTGTGCTAAGAGAATTTTTATTAGCATTTGATGATACAGCAGATGCTATAAATGCGAATAGGATTATATTTCATAATATTGGCGGTGATAATTACTCACACATTAAACCAGAAGATATGTTGAAAATATCACTAAAACCGGTTATTTGGATGGATAGTGAATTAGATAGATCCCCTGCA
This sequence is a window from Candidatus Edwardsbacteria bacterium. Protein-coding genes within it:
- a CDS encoding ATP-binding protein, with product KLSKEGKFYWNYANKDKLVELYKNKTHGIDYYTDRNDPINTTKASSFEDICPTFNEVITAKIQNLQNIFITSHRSILLEQPVSNVNSVLENGNGSKVPGYVFESLHNGQLSDQKSIIKNIVKEVENFFGFKTGVSINPLKYNSGVLFSLEEINKQELPITFYGQGTISIFLLIFYLKFHKLYNKPLLMFIDEPENSLHPGLQKKVLKYFIDEIKENKNIQLFIATHSPSFVEFNENTSVYYVDNGVENDKVFKRITKENITAVLDPIGFTMSHVGLADVVIFVEGVTELFVLREFLLAFDDTADAINANRIIFHNIGGDNYSHIKPEDMLKISLKPVIWMDSELDRSPAEGGNQQGRENFIIECDKMGILTFFNKSFRNIENLLSKKAIAKILKTKVSNLSGFGPYDLLNEYMQEVKQKDPDAIMYNKDDRCWKKAAAMAQEMVRNSEVVNNPIIKDFHDKIIEKIAT